One genomic region from Streptomyces sp. NBC_01304 encodes:
- a CDS encoding expansin EXLX1 family cellulose-binding protein, whose amino-acid sequence MNTLRQAARQRRHRRRLVLGTTSALIVAGVLAYLVLVLLPDRGADAGPAAVTPLATAAAGETRTPTASPTGSPTPTETATATSPRPSPADTPRPPRKSATASQAGRIEPHTAYQGVATAYEAGDGDGACLFGPSADLMVAAMNTTDYETSKACGAYVRVRAANGKSITVRITNECPLPCAPGQLDLSQQAFAKLADLKVGRIPVTWTLLSPTTADTISLRYKTGSSPHWCAVQAIGHRNPLAGLEIRTTGGWRQLPRTAYNYFISADGGGCGSAIRLTDIYGERLTITGIAVRPNVVQPTRVQFARH is encoded by the coding sequence ATGAACACACTGAGGCAGGCCGCGCGGCAGCGCAGGCACAGACGCAGGCTCGTGCTGGGCACCACGTCGGCGCTGATCGTCGCGGGCGTTCTCGCCTACTTGGTCTTGGTGTTGCTGCCCGACCGCGGCGCCGATGCGGGGCCTGCCGCGGTCACACCGCTCGCCACCGCCGCCGCCGGCGAAACACGCACCCCGACCGCGAGCCCGACCGGCTCCCCCACGCCGACGGAAACCGCGACCGCCACGTCACCGCGACCGTCACCCGCTGACACCCCGCGGCCCCCGCGAAAGTCCGCCACGGCCTCGCAGGCAGGACGGATTGAACCGCACACCGCTTACCAGGGCGTCGCCACCGCCTACGAGGCCGGGGACGGAGACGGCGCCTGTCTGTTCGGCCCGAGCGCCGACCTCATGGTCGCGGCCATGAACACCACCGACTACGAGACGTCCAAGGCATGCGGCGCATACGTACGCGTCCGCGCGGCCAACGGCAAATCCATCACGGTACGGATCACCAACGAATGCCCCCTGCCCTGCGCACCGGGGCAACTCGACCTCAGCCAACAGGCATTCGCCAAGCTCGCCGACCTCAAGGTCGGCCGGATCCCCGTCACCTGGACCCTGCTGAGCCCCACTACCGCCGACACGATCTCCCTCCGGTACAAGACCGGCTCCAGCCCCCACTGGTGCGCCGTCCAGGCGATCGGCCACCGCAACCCGCTCGCCGGGCTGGAGATCCGCACCACTGGCGGCTGGCGCCAACTGCCCCGCACCGCCTACAACTACTTCATCTCCGCCGACGGCGGCGGGTGCGGCAGCGCGATCAGACTCACCGACATCTATGGCGAGCGACTGACCATCACCGGAATCGCGGTGCGGCCGAACGTCGTGCAACCCACCCGGGTCCAGTTCGCCCGACACTGA
- a CDS encoding acetylxylan esterase has protein sequence MAGGCPRTICSSRAAGYAQLIVGSRSQGHETPDHGEGPGTQWVGGFMTRGIDDPRHHYYRRLITDCVRAVDCARALPHVDAERIVVQGGCQGGGLALAVGGLAGDQVAGVLSDVPFLCDFRHAVDAASEGPYDELTKYLRWHTREHPERVFATLDYFDGAHFAARATAPALFSVALMDPICPPSTVYAAYNRYAGAKDIRVRRYADHGGGYGSTPREHLRWLHRTGLAPQPALTDETKEPSSDGPDAGLCELPCRREHWPC, from the coding sequence GTGGCCGGGGGCTGCCCACGGACCATCTGCTCTTCCCGGGCCGCCGGGTACGCGCAGCTGATCGTCGGCAGCCGGAGCCAGGGACACGAGACGCCCGACCACGGCGAAGGCCCTGGCACCCAGTGGGTCGGGGGATTCATGACGCGTGGCATCGACGACCCCCGGCACCACTACTACCGGCGCCTCATCACCGATTGCGTACGCGCCGTGGACTGCGCCCGCGCCCTGCCGCACGTCGACGCGGAGCGCATCGTGGTGCAAGGCGGCTGCCAGGGCGGCGGTCTGGCCCTGGCCGTCGGCGGCCTCGCGGGTGACCAGGTCGCGGGTGTCCTCTCCGACGTTCCGTTCCTGTGCGACTTCCGGCATGCCGTGGATGCGGCGTCCGAGGGCCCGTACGACGAACTCACCAAGTACCTGCGCTGGCACACCCGGGAGCACCCGGAGCGGGTCTTCGCCACGCTCGACTACTTCGACGGCGCTCACTTCGCCGCCCGCGCCACCGCGCCCGCGCTCTTCAGCGTGGCCCTGATGGACCCAATCTGCCCGCCCTCGACGGTGTACGCGGCGTACAACCGCTACGCGGGCGCCAAGGACATCCGCGTCCGGCGGTACGCCGACCACGGCGGTGGATACGGATCGACACCGCGCGAGCACCTGCGCTGGCTGCACCGGACCGGACTCGCCCCCCAACCAGCCCTGACCGACGAGACGAAGGAGCCCTCAAGCGACGGACCTGATGCCGGGCTCTGCGAGCTGCCGTGCCGACGGGAACACTGGCCCTGCTGA
- a CDS encoding RNA polymerase sigma factor SigF — MESVNDVLAIAAQKASAALGRHHPLSESSLVNLATSEFEAAQSSGDPRRLSAAKAMILMAAEHPLQKQRLHPVHSPSMSGDRITQTDYATARHGPSSPVESARSRTEQRRGHDPHDRSGAKLMFVELRKLPDGSAEYAELRNQLVRMHLPLVEHLARRFRNRGEPLDDLTQVATIGLIKSVDRFDPERGVEFSTYATPTVVGEIKRHFRDKGWAVRVPRRLQELRLALTAATAELSQQHGRSPTVHELAEKLGISEDEVLEGLESANAYSTLSLDVPDTDDESPAVADTLGAEDAALEYRESLKPLLADLPPREKRILLLRFFGNMTQSQIAQEVGISQMHVSRLLARTLAQLREKLLVEE, encoded by the coding sequence ATGGAGAGCGTGAACGACGTGCTTGCGATTGCTGCCCAGAAGGCATCGGCGGCACTGGGGCGACATCACCCCTTGTCCGAGTCCTCGTTGGTGAATCTGGCAACCTCGGAATTCGAGGCCGCGCAGTCTTCAGGGGACCCACGTCGTCTCAGCGCGGCGAAAGCCATGATCCTTATGGCGGCCGAGCACCCACTCCAGAAGCAACGACTTCACCCGGTTCACTCTCCCTCGATGTCAGGTGACCGGATCACGCAGACGGACTACGCGACGGCGCGGCACGGGCCGTCGTCACCGGTCGAGTCGGCACGGTCTCGGACCGAGCAGCGGCGCGGGCATGATCCGCACGACCGCAGCGGCGCGAAGTTGATGTTCGTCGAGTTGCGCAAGCTGCCCGACGGCAGCGCGGAGTACGCGGAGCTGCGCAACCAGCTGGTGCGGATGCACCTGCCGCTGGTCGAGCATCTGGCCCGCCGCTTCCGCAACCGCGGCGAGCCGCTGGACGACCTGACCCAGGTCGCGACCATCGGCCTGATCAAGTCGGTGGACCGCTTCGACCCGGAGCGCGGCGTCGAGTTCTCGACGTACGCGACCCCCACGGTCGTCGGCGAGATCAAGCGGCACTTCCGCGACAAGGGCTGGGCCGTCCGCGTCCCGCGCCGCCTGCAGGAGCTGCGGCTCGCCCTCACCGCGGCGACCGCCGAGCTCTCGCAGCAGCACGGCCGTTCCCCCACGGTGCACGAGCTCGCCGAGAAACTCGGGATCTCCGAGGACGAGGTCCTGGAGGGCCTGGAGTCGGCCAACGCGTACTCCACGCTGTCCCTGGACGTCCCGGACACGGACGACGAGTCCCCGGCCGTCGCGGACACCCTGGGCGCCGAGGACGCGGCCCTCGAGTACCGCGAGTCCCTCAAGCCGCTCCTGGCGGACCTGCCGCCGCGCGAGAAGCGCATCCTGCTGCTCCGGTTCTTCGGGAACATGACGCAGTCGCAGATCGCCCAGGAAGTCGGCATCTCGCAGATGCACGTCTCGCGCCTGCTCGCGCGGACGCTGGCGCAGCTGCGGGAGAAGCTGCTTGTGGAGGAGTAG
- a CDS encoding trypsin-like peptidase domain-containing protein, which yields MTATGYWVELCQSQQRMGGGFLLTRRYVLTALHCLRPLSSMDGPVDILLSDGTRIVGQVSGVDVDADLALVMVSAAHDVTVRIPRAGVAHGGDKWHGPYRPAATEVQLQGQVDSGMADYLCESGTVIQALQLTTHQHLGDYSGYSGGPVVKGDLDGDDPVVVGILLEQAPDREAVHRAANVLFAATIGEAMSRFDQFDVAHLLDVVHPASREDPPMTRVAKPAVEAAAATAESWFERLEEWSRRGVLDASQISELKFLAAKAAIEGPMSGEVA from the coding sequence GTGACGGCGACGGGCTACTGGGTTGAACTGTGCCAGTCACAGCAGCGCATGGGCGGTGGCTTTCTGCTGACGCGGCGCTATGTGCTCACGGCGCTCCACTGTCTGCGGCCTCTGTCATCGATGGATGGGCCCGTCGACATTCTGCTGTCCGACGGCACAAGGATTGTCGGTCAGGTGTCCGGTGTCGACGTCGACGCCGACTTGGCGCTCGTCATGGTCTCCGCGGCGCACGATGTGACGGTGCGGATCCCGCGTGCTGGTGTTGCCCATGGCGGCGACAAATGGCACGGGCCCTACCGGCCTGCGGCGACCGAGGTGCAGCTGCAGGGGCAGGTCGACAGCGGGATGGCCGACTACCTGTGCGAGAGCGGCACCGTCATCCAGGCCCTGCAGCTCACCACCCACCAGCACTTGGGAGACTATTCGGGATACTCCGGGGGACCCGTCGTGAAGGGCGACCTGGACGGCGACGACCCGGTGGTCGTGGGAATCCTGCTGGAGCAGGCGCCGGACAGAGAAGCTGTGCACAGGGCTGCGAATGTTCTGTTCGCGGCGACGATCGGTGAGGCCATGAGCCGCTTCGACCAGTTCGACGTGGCGCATTTGCTGGACGTCGTGCATCCGGCGAGTCGCGAGGACCCTCCCATGACGAGGGTGGCGAAGCCCGCGGTTGAGGCCGCAGCCGCCACCGCGGAGTCCTGGTTCGAGCGCCTTGAGGAGTGGTCACGCCGTGGGGTCCTGGACGCCTCGCAGATCTCTGAGCTCAAGTTCCTGGCCGCAAAGGCAGCCATCGAAGGGCCCATGTCCGGGGAGGTGGCATGA
- a CDS encoding CU044_2847 family protein — MAEVRVETVVLDAAGSRQISSRTRTSASLGERAAELEEAIVQASAVAQQSLARVPRRDGWQVSSMDVTFGLTLAAEAGVILSKASAEASFEVTLTVERVPESP, encoded by the coding sequence GTGGCTGAAGTACGCGTCGAGACGGTGGTTTTGGATGCGGCGGGGAGCCGTCAGATCTCCAGCCGCACGCGTACCAGCGCCTCGCTGGGTGAGCGCGCTGCAGAGTTGGAGGAGGCCATCGTGCAGGCTTCCGCTGTCGCACAGCAGTCTCTGGCCCGAGTGCCGCGCCGGGACGGGTGGCAGGTGTCCAGCATGGATGTCACCTTCGGGCTCACCCTTGCCGCGGAGGCCGGAGTCATCCTGTCCAAGGCATCGGCAGAGGCGTCCTTCGAGGTCACTCTCACTGTCGAGCGGGTCCCGGAGTCACCGTGA
- a CDS encoding EF-hand domain-containing protein, translated as MSEKARILFDALDLNGDGQLTRDEVITALRTKGPTLAARGDLPFWGVQDADASSALFDAADKNGDAVLTFEEFAAEVNRKFGWSRPAAL; from the coding sequence ATGAGCGAGAAGGCTCGCATACTCTTTGACGCACTCGACCTCAACGGCGACGGGCAGCTGACCCGGGACGAGGTGATCACCGCCCTCCGGACGAAGGGGCCCACACTCGCCGCCCGGGGGGATCTGCCGTTCTGGGGTGTGCAGGATGCCGATGCTTCGTCGGCGCTGTTCGATGCCGCGGACAAGAATGGTGACGCGGTGCTGACCTTCGAGGAGTTCGCCGCCGAGGTCAACCGCAAGTTCGGCTGGTCGCGCCCGGCTGCGCTGTGA